The following nucleotide sequence is from Nitrosopumilus adriaticus.
ATGCAAACAAATTCTTTCTACAAATCCCAAAGATGTATGGGCACTAAACACTATGGGCTTATCACTCAATGAATTAAATCGACACCAAAATGCACTTGAATGTTATGAAACTTCACTATTGATTGATCCAAATGATGTGACAGCCTTGATGAATAAAGCCATATCTCTTAGCCATCTTGGAAATTACCAAGATGCAATTGAGTTTTATGATAAGGCCCAAGTAATTGATCCAAATCTTAAAGAAATTCCACGTGCAAAATCTAGATTATTTGAAAAATTAGGAATGCAAGATGATGCATTTTTAGCTGCACAAGGTGTTTTAAACAAAGATATGGCAAAAATTAAAAATGATGCTAATGAAAACGGTTCTACTGTATTTCATCAATTTTGTGAAGATGAATTCAATGAATATAATTCAAAATAATTGCTGCAAATAACATCTAAATCATTTTATACGTATATCAAATAGTTTACTTTGATGTTTACTGGAATTGTTGAAGGAGTTGGTAAAGTTGAAAAGATTTCAAAAAATACCAAAAATCGAAGCGCTATCGAGATGACTGTGAATCTTGGAAAACATTCCAAGGGATTAAAAATTGGTCAGAGCGTTGCTTTGAATGGTGTTTGTCTTACTGCTACAAAATTATCTAAATCTAGTTGTATTTTTGAAATGATTGAAGAGACTACGAAAAAAACAGATCTTGGTAATCTAAAAGTCGGTGGAATTGTAAATATTGAACGCAGCTTAAAGGCAGGTGAGAGACTTGAAGGTCATTTTGTTTTAGGCCATGTTGATGGTGTCGGTATAATTAAAAAAATTATGAAAAAACCGAAAGAAGTTCAAGTTTGGTTTGAAGTTCCAAAAAAATCATCAAAATATGTTGTGAAAAAAGGTTCTATTGCAGTAGATGGTATTAGTCTAACAGTTGTCGATATCAAAAATACCCTAGCATCAGTTTCATTAATTCCCCACACAATTGAGATCACAAATTTTCATACAAAAAAAATTGGCGATAAAGTTAATATTGAAACTGATATTCTTGGAAAATACATTTTAAAATAAAGCCAGCAATTTACCAGTTTAGTGGTAATTACCAATTTTTTAGTAAACTTTATAATTAGATTACCGGCATTTTTTCATATGTCTCTTGAATCAGCACTGCAATCTCTAAAGCGTGGTGAATTTGTGCTATTATTTGATTCAGCTGGAAGAGAAAATGAAATAGATATGGTAGTAGCTGCTGAATTTGTTACTCCTGAGCATGTAGCAAGAATGCGTCAACATGCTGGTGGATTACTGTGTATTGCAATTGATAATAATTTTGCAAAATCCCTTGACTTAAAATACATGCATGACATCCTTGCTGATTCTTCAATTTCAAATAAAGAAATGATTATGGGTTTGGCACCATATGGTGATCATCCAACATTTTCATTATCCATTAATCATTATCAAACTTATACCGGAATTACTGATAAAGACAGGTCATTAACAATTAGAGAAATGGCAAATATCTTTAATGTTGAAAACAAACAGAAAAAATTTGCTTCATCATTTAAAACTCCAGGACATGTCCCGCTATTGATTGCGTCTAAAGGATTATTAGCTGCACGACAAGGACATACTGAAATGTCAGTTTATCTTGCTCAAGTTGCAGGTTTGACACCTGTTACAGCAATTTGTGAAATGATGGATGCTGAAACATATTCTGCATTATCCGTGGATAAGGCAGAAAAATTTGCCAAACAAAATGGGATTCCATTAATTGATGGAAAAGAACTTTTAGAATACGCCAAGGTGCATTAGTTTTGAATATTGCAATAGTAGTTTCGGAATTCAATGAGGAAGTGACATCTAGGATGCTTGCAGTAGCTCAAGAAAAAGCAACTTTTCTAAAGTTGAAAATATTACATACATGCACTGTTCCTGGTGCTTACGATATGCCTATAATTGTAGATTCGTTATTGCAAAAAAATGATGTAGATGCAGTAGTTACTTTGGGTGCCATAATTAAAGGACAAACAAAACATGATGAAGTAATATCACATTCTGCTGCTCAGGCTTTAACCTCATTATCAATTAAATATCAGAAACCCGTCTCTTTAGGAATTTCTGGTCCTGGAATGCAGGAAAGGCATGCCTATGCTAGGATAAGACCAGTCGCAGAAAGGGCTGTAGAAGCTGTTGTAAAAATTTCTAATGAATTAAAGAGGATTGAATAATGATTCAACTTAGTATACTCAAAATTACTGGATATGGTCCTTGGACCTTAACATTGGGGAGTGATAGAGAGCATGAACTACAAATGCTTCAGGCATCACTCTACAAAGAAGTGCAGAAACTATTTTCTGAAAAAAACTGCCTGGTTTTTCTTAATCGAGCAGATGAATTCTTTGTAGTTTCTAATGGACTGGGTTTAGTTGAGCATCTTGAAATTCAAAAAACACTGGAAAAATCATTTGATATTAGATTGGATGTTTCAATTGGGTTTGGAGACTCTCCTTTTGATGCAAATTTGAAAGCCTATGATGGAAAGAAAAATAAAATTATTCTAAATGACGAGCATAAAATTTTTGGATTTGTTAAAAATTCATCTGATTCAAAAGTTACAATAATGCATTTAGATGTAGATGATCTTTCCTCACGTAGAAAAAGTAATTCACCATATGAGATAACCACAATAATTTTTGATTTATTTTCCAAAATGTCGCAATATTTTCTTGAAAAAAACTCTCTTACAATTTTTATGGGTGGGGATAATTTCATGGTAGTTGCAAGTGAAGATGGAAAAAATTCGGTACAGAAATTCATTAACATGATAAAAGAAAATGATGAAATTTCTTTGAATTGTGGAATAGGAACTGCTCGTACTAGTAGGGAAGCCGTAAAACTAGCCACAAAATCCCTTGATACTATACGTGAAATTCGAGATTCAGGAAAGGAAAAACCTGAAGTTTATGAATTATCATGTTAATAAAAAATATCAGTATATTACAAGGATCAGAATTAGATTTTGTCTTAAGAACTAATGTAAAAATTGAAAATAATAATTTCAAAAAAATTCAATCAAAAATTCAACCCGATACAAATGAGGAATCTATAGACGGAGAAGGTCTTTTATTAATTCCAGGTTTCATTAATGCACATACACACATTGGTGATTCTATTGGAAAAGACTTTACACTCAATAGTTCGGTAGATGAAAAAATTCATCCTGTTTTTGGAGCTAAATCAAGAATTCTAAAAAATACCTCACAAGAAAATTTATCAAATTTTATGAAAAAT
It contains:
- a CDS encoding tetratricopeptide repeat protein, whose translation is MIDLLDPTNVITRMFNAGKYEEMYNYCKNLLEKAPDDMVALQNISLSLIYLKKYEETIEYCDRVLQIKNSDTYALKNKIYALENLQQYEQVLELCKQILSTNPKDVWALNTMGLSLNELNRHQNALECYETSLLIDPNDVTALMNKAISLSHLGNYQDAIEFYDKAQVIDPNLKEIPRAKSRLFEKLGMQDDAFLAAQGVLNKDMAKIKNDANENGSTVFHQFCEDEFNEYNSK
- a CDS encoding riboflavin synthase — protein: MFTGIVEGVGKVEKISKNTKNRSAIEMTVNLGKHSKGLKIGQSVALNGVCLTATKLSKSSCIFEMIEETTKKTDLGNLKVGGIVNIERSLKAGERLEGHFVLGHVDGVGIIKKIMKKPKEVQVWFEVPKKSSKYVVKKGSIAVDGISLTVVDIKNTLASVSLIPHTIEITNFHTKKIGDKVNIETDILGKYILK
- the ribB gene encoding 3,4-dihydroxy-2-butanone-4-phosphate synthase, which encodes MSLESALQSLKRGEFVLLFDSAGRENEIDMVVAAEFVTPEHVARMRQHAGGLLCIAIDNNFAKSLDLKYMHDILADSSISNKEMIMGLAPYGDHPTFSLSINHYQTYTGITDKDRSLTIREMANIFNVENKQKKFASSFKTPGHVPLLIASKGLLAARQGHTEMSVYLAQVAGLTPVTAICEMMDAETYSALSVDKAEKFAKQNGIPLIDGKELLEYAKVH
- the ribH gene encoding 6,7-dimethyl-8-ribityllumazine synthase, with protein sequence MNIAIVVSEFNEEVTSRMLAVAQEKATFLKLKILHTCTVPGAYDMPIIVDSLLQKNDVDAVVTLGAIIKGQTKHDEVISHSAAQALTSLSIKYQKPVSLGISGPGMQERHAYARIRPVAERAVEAVVKISNELKRIE
- a CDS encoding GTP cyclohydrolase IIa, translating into MIQLSILKITGYGPWTLTLGSDREHELQMLQASLYKEVQKLFSEKNCLVFLNRADEFFVVSNGLGLVEHLEIQKTLEKSFDIRLDVSIGFGDSPFDANLKAYDGKKNKIILNDEHKIFGFVKNSSDSKVTIMHLDVDDLSSRRKSNSPYEITTIIFDLFSKMSQYFLEKNSLTIFMGGDNFMVVASEDGKNSVQKFINMIKENDEISLNCGIGTARTSREAVKLATKSLDTIREIRDSGKEKPEVYELSC